The following proteins come from a genomic window of Corynebacterium sp. P4-C1:
- a CDS encoding multifunctional oxoglutarate decarboxylase/oxoglutarate dehydrogenase thiamine pyrophosphate-binding subunit/dihydrolipoyllysine-residue succinyltransferase subunit: MSSESTFGQNDWLVDEMFQQYKDDPNSVDEEWREMFEKGGKPAAAKAAPLVSPAAKKAAGNTSQPHKARTAAKVADTTGAPSQDGRETRVDTAVKEVPKPSQKQADKKKAKQSPMDRLKPLPEAGETQLKGTFKAIAKNMDESLTVPTATTVRDMPVKLMFENRAQINDHLKRTRGGKISFTHIIGWAIVKSALLHPGMNVNYKVVDGKPFVVTPEHINLGLAIDLPQKDGTRALVVAAIKECETLTFDEFVKAYEDIVARARQNKLKIDDFQGVTIQLTNPGGIGTRHSIPRLTKGQGTIVGVGAMDYPAEFAGASEDRLAELGVGKLTTLTSTYDHRVIQGAESGEFLRDISQLLNDDKFWDEIYNAMQIPYAPMRWAQDIPNGGVDKNTRVMNLIEAYRSRGHLMADTNPLHWHQPGLPKPDSRDLLLETHGLTLWDLDRTFNVGGFGGKESMTLREVLTRLRAAYTLHVGAEYTHVLDRDEREWLRDRIEVGMPKPTNAEQKYILQKLNAAEAFENFLQTKYLGQKRFSLEGAETLIPLMDAVIDTAAGQGLDEVVIGMPHRGRLNVLFNIVGKPVKTIFGEFEGNLQPAQQGGSGDVKYHLGFEGEHIQMFGDGEIKVTLAANPSHLEAVDPVMVGIARAKQDILNHNKNADDHSVVPMMLHGDASFTGLGVVQETLNMSKLNGYDVGGTVHIVVNNQIGFTTTPDQGRSSYYATDLAKGFDCPVFHVNGDDPEAAAWVGQLATEYRREFGKDVFIDLLCYRLRGHNEADDPSVTQPVMYDRIESHPSVRTRYTKDLIGRGDLTEEEAEIAKRDFHDQLDSVFNDVKEDGGSPAEQHGITESQSLTRGLDTSITEDTFQQLAGTYANLPGDFTPNKRLKSVLKSRGGSFENGNIDWAWGELLAFGSLAAEGKLVRLAGEDSKRGTFTQRHGILFDPNTGEQYNPLDANAIEQGNGGRFRIYNSALTEFGGLGFEYGYTVGNQDALVAWEAQFGDFANGAQTIIDEYISSGETKWGQLSSLIMLLPHGYEGQGPDHSSARIERFLQLVAEGSMTIAQPSTPANHFHLLRRQALGDMSRPLVVFTPKSMLRNKAAVSQPADFIEAKSFRSVIDDPNIVDAKNKVIGDADKVTTIILCSGKVYYDLEKRRQKDGRDDVAIIRIEMLHPIPFNRLNKAFANYPNAKEVRFVQDEPANQGPWPFYNEHLANLVDDLPPMRRVSRRAMSTTATGVSKIHQQEEKALIDEAFA; this comes from the coding sequence GTGAGCAGCGAGAGCACATTCGGCCAAAACGACTGGCTGGTTGATGAGATGTTCCAGCAGTACAAGGACGATCCCAACTCCGTCGACGAGGAGTGGCGCGAGATGTTCGAAAAGGGCGGCAAACCGGCCGCGGCCAAGGCTGCCCCGCTCGTCTCCCCCGCAGCGAAGAAGGCCGCGGGGAACACCTCGCAACCGCACAAGGCCCGCACCGCGGCCAAGGTCGCCGACACCACCGGCGCCCCGAGCCAGGACGGCCGCGAGACCCGCGTCGACACCGCCGTCAAGGAGGTGCCGAAGCCCTCGCAGAAGCAGGCAGACAAGAAGAAGGCCAAGCAGTCCCCGATGGACCGCCTCAAGCCACTGCCCGAAGCCGGCGAGACCCAGCTGAAGGGCACTTTCAAGGCCATCGCGAAGAACATGGACGAGTCCCTGACCGTCCCGACAGCGACGACCGTGCGCGATATGCCGGTCAAGCTCATGTTCGAAAACCGCGCCCAGATCAACGACCACCTGAAGCGCACCCGCGGCGGCAAGATCTCGTTCACCCACATCATCGGCTGGGCCATCGTCAAGTCCGCCCTGCTCCACCCGGGCATGAACGTGAACTACAAGGTCGTCGACGGCAAGCCCTTCGTCGTCACGCCCGAGCACATCAACCTCGGCCTCGCGATCGACCTCCCGCAGAAGGACGGCACGCGCGCTCTCGTCGTCGCCGCCATTAAGGAGTGCGAGACCCTCACCTTCGACGAGTTCGTCAAGGCCTACGAGGACATCGTCGCCCGCGCCCGCCAGAACAAGCTGAAGATCGACGACTTCCAGGGCGTCACCATCCAGCTGACCAACCCGGGCGGCATCGGCACCCGCCACTCCATCCCGCGCCTGACCAAGGGCCAGGGCACCATCGTCGGCGTCGGCGCCATGGACTACCCGGCCGAATTCGCCGGTGCCTCCGAGGACCGTCTCGCCGAGCTCGGTGTGGGCAAGCTGACCACGCTGACCTCTACCTACGACCACCGCGTCATCCAGGGCGCAGAGTCCGGCGAATTCCTCCGCGACATCTCGCAGCTGCTTAACGACGACAAGTTCTGGGACGAGATCTACAACGCCATGCAGATCCCCTACGCCCCCATGCGTTGGGCCCAGGACATCCCGAACGGCGGTGTGGACAAGAACACCCGCGTGATGAACCTCATCGAGGCCTACCGCTCCCGCGGCCACCTCATGGCGGACACCAACCCGCTCCACTGGCACCAGCCGGGCCTACCCAAGCCGGACTCCCGCGACCTGCTGCTCGAAACCCACGGCCTGACCCTGTGGGACCTCGACCGCACCTTCAACGTCGGCGGCTTCGGCGGCAAGGAGTCCATGACCCTGCGCGAGGTGCTCACCCGCCTCCGCGCCGCCTACACCCTCCACGTCGGTGCCGAGTACACCCACGTCCTCGACCGCGACGAGCGCGAATGGCTGCGCGACCGCATCGAGGTCGGCATGCCCAAGCCGACCAACGCCGAGCAGAAGTACATTCTGCAGAAGCTCAACGCCGCGGAGGCATTCGAGAACTTCCTGCAGACCAAGTACCTCGGCCAGAAGCGCTTCTCCCTCGAGGGCGCCGAGACCCTGATCCCGCTCATGGACGCCGTCATCGACACCGCTGCCGGCCAGGGCCTCGACGAAGTGGTCATCGGCATGCCGCACCGTGGACGCCTGAACGTCTTGTTCAACATCGTCGGCAAGCCCGTCAAGACGATCTTCGGCGAGTTCGAGGGCAACCTGCAGCCCGCTCAGCAGGGCGGCTCCGGCGACGTGAAGTACCACCTCGGCTTCGAGGGCGAGCACATCCAGATGTTCGGCGACGGCGAAATCAAGGTCACCCTCGCCGCCAACCCGTCCCACCTGGAGGCCGTCGACCCCGTCATGGTCGGCATCGCCCGCGCCAAGCAGGACATCCTGAACCACAACAAGAACGCCGACGACCACTCCGTCGTCCCGATGATGCTCCACGGCGACGCATCCTTCACCGGTCTCGGTGTCGTTCAGGAAACCCTGAACATGTCCAAGCTCAACGGCTACGACGTCGGCGGCACCGTCCACATCGTGGTGAACAACCAGATCGGCTTCACCACCACCCCGGACCAGGGCCGCTCCTCCTACTACGCCACTGACCTGGCCAAGGGCTTCGACTGCCCGGTCTTCCACGTCAACGGCGACGACCCGGAGGCCGCCGCATGGGTCGGCCAGCTCGCCACCGAGTACCGCCGCGAGTTCGGCAAAGACGTCTTCATCGACCTGCTGTGCTACCGCCTGCGCGGCCACAACGAGGCCGACGACCCGTCGGTGACCCAGCCAGTGATGTACGACCGCATCGAATCCCACCCGTCGGTGCGCACCCGCTACACCAAGGACCTCATCGGCCGCGGCGACCTCACCGAGGAAGAAGCCGAGATCGCCAAGCGCGACTTCCACGACCAGCTGGACTCCGTGTTCAACGACGTCAAGGAAGACGGCGGATCCCCCGCCGAGCAGCACGGCATCACCGAATCCCAGTCGCTCACCCGCGGCTTGGACACCTCCATCACCGAAGACACGTTCCAGCAGCTTGCCGGCACCTATGCCAACCTGCCCGGCGACTTCACCCCCAACAAGCGCCTCAAGTCGGTGCTGAAGTCCCGCGGCGGCTCCTTCGAGAACGGCAACATCGACTGGGCCTGGGGCGAGCTGCTCGCCTTCGGCTCCCTGGCGGCGGAGGGCAAGCTCGTCCGTCTCGCCGGCGAGGACTCCAAGCGCGGCACCTTCACCCAGCGCCACGGCATCCTCTTCGACCCGAACACCGGCGAGCAGTACAACCCGCTCGACGCCAACGCCATCGAGCAAGGCAACGGCGGCCGCTTCCGCATCTACAACTCGGCCTTGACCGAGTTCGGCGGTCTCGGCTTCGAGTACGGCTACACCGTCGGCAACCAGGACGCCCTCGTCGCATGGGAGGCCCAGTTCGGCGACTTCGCCAACGGCGCCCAGACCATCATCGACGAGTACATCTCCTCCGGCGAAACCAAGTGGGGACAGCTGTCCAGCCTGATCATGCTCCTGCCGCACGGCTACGAGGGCCAGGGCCCGGACCACTCGTCGGCACGCATCGAGCGCTTCCTGCAGCTCGTCGCCGAGGGCTCTATGACGATCGCCCAGCCGTCGACGCCAGCAAACCACTTCCACCTGCTGCGCCGTCAGGCTCTCGGCGATATGAGCCGCCCGCTGGTCGTCTTCACCCCGAAGTCGATGCTGCGCAACAAGGCCGCCGTCTCCCAGCCGGCAGACTTCATCGAGGCCAAGTCCTTCCGTTCCGTCATCGACGACCCGAACATCGTCGACGCGAAGAACAAGGTCATCGGCGACGCCGACAAGGTGACCACCATCATCCTGTGCTCCGGCAAGGTCTACTACGACCTGGAGAAGCGCCGCCAGAAGGACGGGCGTGACGACGTCGCGATCATCCGCATCGAGATGCTCCACCCGATCCCCTTCAACCGCCTCAACAAGGCGTTCGCCAACTACCCGAACGCCAAGGAGGTCCGCTTCGTGCAGGACGAGCCCGCCAACCAGGGTCCGTGGCCGTTCTACAACGAGCACCTGGCCAACCTCGTGGACGACCTCCCGCCGATGCGCCGCGTCTCCCGCCGCGCAATGTCCACCACCGCGACCGGCGTGAGCAAGATCCACCAGCAAGAGGAGAAGGCGCTTATCGACGAAGCCTTCGCCTAA
- a CDS encoding Sec-independent protein translocase TatB, translated as MFDSIGWGEIFVVILAGLIIIGPERLPGVIMDVRAAIFAARRAIDNAKEELYGDEFDELRKPMSTVTEYAAMGPKRAIAKVLFDEDSSYLDQFDPRQMMDGDPAVGRRAGSAAAGGTGQSEQPVQSEPPAQPEAPRRSKPRRMQPGMGAEQPKQSGGGGFSWTDVT; from the coding sequence GTGTTTGACTCAATCGGCTGGGGCGAAATCTTCGTCGTCATTCTCGCGGGCTTGATCATTATCGGCCCGGAGCGTCTGCCTGGGGTCATCATGGATGTCCGCGCGGCCATCTTCGCGGCGCGCCGCGCCATCGACAATGCGAAGGAAGAGCTCTACGGCGACGAATTCGACGAGCTCCGCAAGCCGATGAGTACTGTCACCGAGTACGCGGCGATGGGGCCGAAGCGGGCGATCGCCAAGGTGCTTTTCGACGAAGACAGCTCCTACCTCGACCAGTTCGACCCCCGCCAGATGATGGACGGGGATCCCGCAGTGGGCAGGCGCGCCGGTTCGGCAGCGGCCGGTGGCACGGGGCAGTCTGAGCAGCCCGTGCAGTCCGAGCCACCGGCGCAGCCCGAAGCCCCGCGCCGTTCCAAGCCGCGGCGCATGCAGCCCGGCATGGGTGCGGAGCAGCCGAAGCAGTCCGGTGGGGGCGGGTTCTCGTGGACGGATGTGACCTAG
- a CDS encoding Mrp/NBP35 family ATP-binding protein produces the protein MTDTAPISEAAVRNALARVDDPEIGKPITDLDMVESVRIDGRDVAVGIYLTIAGCPMRDTIESNVRAVLEELDGVGEVSVTMHTMSEEQRRNLAQRLKGDRSEPVIPFAQPGSTTRVYAVASGKGGVGKSSMTVNLATALAAQGLNVGILDADIYGHSIPGLMGSAGQGPTVVDEMLMPPIAHGVRHISIGQFVEGNAPVVWRGPMLTRAIQQFLADVYWTDLDVLFMDLPPGTGDVAITVAQLVPDAELLIVTTPQAAAAEVAERAGSISQQTGQRVAGVIENMSAMVMPDGTTMDIFGSGGGENVAERLTAITGTEVPLLGSVPLDPQLRVQGDEGTPIAVQAPDSPSGKAIAGIADKLKIRRDSLAGRSLNLGVTRD, from the coding sequence ATGACTGATACAGCCCCGATTTCAGAAGCCGCTGTCCGCAACGCCCTCGCGCGTGTCGACGATCCCGAGATCGGCAAACCGATCACCGACCTGGACATGGTCGAGTCCGTGCGTATCGACGGCCGCGATGTAGCCGTCGGCATCTACTTGACCATTGCCGGATGCCCGATGCGCGACACCATCGAGTCGAACGTGCGCGCCGTCCTCGAGGAACTCGACGGCGTCGGCGAGGTCAGCGTGACCATGCACACCATGAGCGAGGAGCAGCGCCGCAACCTCGCGCAGCGCCTCAAGGGCGACCGGTCCGAACCGGTTATTCCCTTCGCGCAGCCGGGCTCGACGACCCGGGTGTACGCGGTGGCGTCGGGTAAGGGCGGCGTCGGCAAGTCCTCGATGACGGTGAACCTGGCCACCGCTCTGGCGGCGCAGGGCCTCAACGTGGGCATCCTCGACGCCGACATCTACGGCCACTCCATCCCCGGCCTCATGGGTTCGGCGGGCCAGGGCCCGACCGTCGTGGACGAGATGCTCATGCCGCCGATCGCCCACGGTGTCCGACACATCTCCATCGGCCAGTTCGTGGAGGGCAACGCCCCCGTCGTGTGGCGCGGCCCGATGCTCACAAGGGCGATCCAGCAGTTCCTCGCCGACGTCTACTGGACGGACCTCGATGTCCTGTTCATGGATCTCCCGCCCGGGACCGGCGATGTCGCCATCACAGTGGCGCAGCTCGTGCCGGACGCCGAGCTGCTGATCGTCACCACCCCGCAGGCCGCTGCCGCTGAGGTCGCCGAGCGCGCCGGCTCCATCTCCCAGCAGACCGGTCAGCGCGTCGCCGGCGTGATTGAGAATATGTCCGCGATGGTCATGCCCGACGGCACCACCATGGACATCTTCGGCAGCGGCGGCGGCGAGAACGTCGCCGAGCGTCTCACCGCGATCACCGGCACCGAGGTTCCCCTGCTCGGCTCTGTCCCCCTCGATCCGCAGCTGCGTGTCCAAGGCGACGAAGGCACCCCCATCGCCGTTCAGGCTCCCGACTCCCCTTCCGGCAAGGCCATCGCCGGCATCGCGGACAAGCTGAAGATCCGCCGCGATTCCCTCGCCGGCAGGAGCCTCAACCTCGGCGTGACCCGCGACTAG
- a CDS encoding ABC transporter ATP-binding protein, which produces MKANPGFAALTLATAVIAAVLQTSLPGLTGTAVDVATGAREGSVAAIAWTMAGIAVAQFAFQVLRRWAAGNLATRSQHYVRVELLKTLHRLDGPGQDRIVTGQIVSRSITDLGQLFSVLAMSPMALSRLVQLLLTIAVMAWVDVPLTLMALAFLPLIVWVAGRSRTALYAATWANQQSAADLTSHVEQTVSGVRVVKAFGREEHEVAVLDGLARHLYAVKMRAAKLTARFQPALSQLPNLALVVTIVAGGLIALRGGMTVGGFVAFTAYLSSLTSLMSMLANTYVTLQMGMSGIDRLEEVLQLAPERPDPAAPRELPDGPAGIAFNDVTFRADGRDVLDRFTLTVAPGEQVSVIGPAGAGKSMAVQLAGGFYAPDEGYLALVTPDGEIPYDELTHNAIRSKVTCVFDEAFLFSLSIRDNIAMGADVTDDDIAHAARMACADEFIADLPDGYSTVVGERGLTLSGGQRQRIALARALLARPRVLILDDATSAIDATTEADILANLHDNLPGVTIIAVAHRQSTVEHTERVLIMDHGAALIDAPRATATAHPSYKALMAPGETPQRDVGVGPGLERVSEPEPEPEPPHSALWPELPNVGPHEHVPAPSAGFGRVGGGGGGGGAARVVTATPELLECLEHLPPADEEPKGTIPAGLRAMFSSVKWLIAGVTALLVVGVLADLSFPTLVRTAVDKGIHAGDPRTLWLVSGAALAVVLIAWLANAAMTVLSARSGERLLYGLRVRSYSHLQSLGMSYFESHLSGRIMTRMTTDIDTLSSFLQTGLAQAIVSVGTLIGVAAMLVATDGSLALTAFYAVPLIALVTIVFRHYSKRFHAAARAQISAVNGEFAELIGGIRISQMHRMEPSAEVHFAAESDTYRRLRMRSQLLVATYFNGMQLISQIMTAIIVGIGAGRIADGTLSVGVLVAFTMYLGQLYGPIQQLGQIFDSWQQATVSFDRIRELLDERTTVPDTGTSPGAADAARGELALNNVTFAYSPGTTPVIEDFTVAFQPGETVALVGATGAGKSTVVKLLARFYDPVTGTVTASGTDVSAFPLPDWRRALAQVPQESYLFPGTVAENIAYGAPDAAHDEIEEAVRRIGALGIIAAIPGGFNARVGERGRGLSSGQRQIIALARAEMLHPDVVLLDEATATLDPATERSVLDASAKTTVGRTSVIVAHRLATAAEADRILVVDQGRIIEDGPHADLLKQAGHYAVLWAVSH; this is translated from the coding sequence TTGAAGGCCAACCCCGGGTTCGCCGCGCTCACCCTCGCCACCGCCGTGATCGCGGCGGTGCTGCAGACATCCCTGCCGGGGCTGACAGGCACGGCCGTCGACGTGGCCACCGGCGCCCGTGAAGGCAGCGTGGCGGCGATCGCCTGGACCATGGCCGGCATTGCCGTCGCCCAATTCGCCTTCCAGGTGCTGCGCAGGTGGGCTGCCGGAAACCTGGCCACCCGCTCCCAGCACTACGTGCGCGTGGAGCTGCTCAAAACTCTCCACCGGCTCGACGGCCCCGGGCAAGACCGGATCGTCACCGGGCAGATCGTTTCCCGCTCCATCACCGACTTGGGCCAGCTCTTCTCCGTACTGGCGATGAGCCCGATGGCACTGTCCCGCCTGGTGCAGCTCCTCCTCACCATCGCAGTCATGGCGTGGGTGGACGTGCCCCTGACGCTGATGGCGCTGGCTTTCCTGCCGCTGATCGTGTGGGTGGCGGGCCGCTCACGCACCGCGCTCTACGCCGCGACATGGGCGAACCAGCAGTCCGCCGCGGATCTGACCAGCCACGTCGAGCAGACGGTCTCCGGTGTGCGCGTGGTCAAGGCCTTCGGCCGCGAGGAGCACGAAGTCGCGGTCCTCGACGGTCTCGCCCGCCATCTCTACGCCGTTAAGATGCGCGCGGCCAAGCTCACCGCCCGCTTCCAGCCCGCGCTGAGCCAGCTTCCCAACCTCGCCCTCGTAGTCACCATCGTCGCCGGCGGACTCATCGCGCTGCGCGGCGGCATGACGGTCGGCGGCTTCGTCGCATTCACCGCATACCTGAGCTCTCTGACGTCGCTGATGTCCATGCTGGCCAACACCTACGTCACACTCCAGATGGGCATGAGCGGCATCGACCGGCTCGAAGAGGTCCTCCAGCTCGCCCCCGAGCGCCCCGACCCCGCCGCACCGCGCGAGCTGCCCGACGGCCCCGCCGGCATCGCGTTCAACGACGTCACCTTCCGCGCCGACGGCCGCGACGTCCTCGACCGGTTCACCCTCACCGTCGCCCCCGGCGAACAAGTCTCTGTCATCGGCCCGGCGGGCGCCGGCAAGTCCATGGCTGTCCAGCTCGCAGGCGGCTTCTACGCGCCCGACGAGGGCTACCTCGCCCTGGTCACACCTGACGGCGAGATCCCCTACGACGAGCTCACCCACAACGCGATCCGCAGCAAGGTCACGTGCGTTTTCGACGAGGCATTCCTGTTCTCCCTGTCCATCCGCGACAACATCGCCATGGGCGCCGACGTCACCGACGACGACATCGCGCACGCCGCCCGGATGGCCTGCGCCGACGAATTCATCGCCGACCTCCCCGACGGCTACAGCACCGTCGTCGGCGAACGCGGCCTCACCTTATCCGGCGGCCAGAGGCAGCGCATCGCCCTCGCCCGCGCACTGCTCGCCCGCCCGCGCGTCCTCATCCTCGACGACGCCACCTCCGCCATCGACGCCACCACCGAAGCAGACATCCTGGCCAACCTGCATGACAACCTCCCCGGCGTGACCATCATCGCCGTCGCGCACCGCCAATCCACGGTGGAGCACACCGAGCGCGTCCTCATCATGGACCATGGCGCCGCGCTTATCGACGCTCCCCGCGCCACCGCCACCGCCCACCCCTCCTACAAGGCCCTGATGGCCCCCGGCGAGACCCCGCAACGAGACGTTGGAGTCGGCCCCGGTCTTGAACGCGTATCCGAACCCGAGCCCGAACCGGAACCGCCCCACTCGGCACTCTGGCCCGAGCTCCCCAACGTCGGCCCCCACGAGCACGTCCCCGCCCCGTCCGCAGGTTTCGGCCGAGTCGGCGGCGGTGGCGGGGGCGGCGGCGCTGCCCGCGTCGTCACCGCGACCCCGGAGCTCCTCGAGTGCCTTGAACACCTCCCGCCGGCTGACGAGGAACCCAAAGGCACCATCCCGGCTGGACTGCGCGCGATGTTCTCCTCGGTGAAGTGGCTGATCGCGGGAGTCACAGCGCTGCTCGTCGTGGGCGTGCTCGCGGATCTGAGCTTCCCGACGTTGGTGCGCACAGCCGTCGATAAGGGCATTCACGCCGGCGACCCCCGCACGCTGTGGCTGGTTTCCGGGGCAGCGCTGGCCGTGGTCCTCATCGCCTGGCTCGCGAACGCCGCGATGACCGTCCTGTCGGCCCGCTCCGGCGAACGCCTCCTCTACGGTCTGCGCGTGCGCAGCTACTCCCACCTGCAGAGCCTCGGGATGAGCTATTTCGAATCACACCTGTCGGGGCGCATCATGACGCGGATGACCACCGACATCGACACCCTGTCCAGTTTCCTGCAGACAGGGCTCGCCCAAGCGATCGTCTCCGTGGGCACTCTTATCGGCGTCGCCGCGATGCTCGTGGCCACCGACGGCTCACTCGCGCTCACCGCCTTCTACGCCGTGCCGCTCATCGCGCTGGTCACAATCGTTTTCCGCCACTACTCCAAGCGCTTCCACGCCGCCGCCCGCGCCCAGATTTCCGCCGTCAACGGCGAATTCGCCGAACTCATCGGCGGCATCCGCATCAGCCAGATGCACCGCATGGAGCCGTCCGCCGAAGTACACTTCGCCGCGGAGAGCGACACCTACCGGCGCCTGCGCATGCGCTCCCAGCTCCTCGTGGCCACCTACTTCAACGGCATGCAGCTGATCTCTCAGATCATGACCGCCATCATCGTCGGCATCGGCGCCGGCCGCATCGCCGACGGCACACTGTCCGTCGGCGTCCTCGTGGCCTTCACCATGTACCTCGGCCAGCTCTACGGCCCCATCCAGCAGCTCGGCCAGATCTTCGACTCCTGGCAGCAAGCCACCGTGAGCTTCGACCGCATCCGCGAGCTTCTCGACGAGCGCACCACCGTCCCCGACACCGGCACCTCCCCCGGCGCTGCCGACGCCGCCCGCGGGGAACTCGCGCTCAACAACGTCACCTTCGCGTACTCCCCCGGCACTACCCCCGTCATCGAGGATTTCACCGTCGCCTTCCAGCCCGGCGAAACCGTCGCGCTGGTGGGGGCGACGGGGGCGGGCAAGTCAACCGTCGTCAAGCTGCTCGCCCGCTTCTACGACCCCGTCACAGGCACTGTGACCGCGAGCGGCACCGACGTCTCCGCGTTCCCGCTCCCCGACTGGCGCCGCGCCCTCGCCCAAGTCCCCCAGGAGTCCTACCTATTCCCCGGCACCGTCGCCGAGAACATCGCCTACGGTGCCCCCGATGCCGCCCACGACGAGATCGAGGAGGCCGTGCGCCGCATCGGCGCGCTCGGCATCATCGCTGCCATCCCCGGCGGCTTCAACGCGCGCGTCGGCGAACGCGGCCGCGGCTTAAGCTCCGGGCAGCGGCAGATCATCGCCCTCGCCCGCGCCGAAATGCTCCACCCCGACGTCGTCCTCCTCGACGAAGCCACCGCGACCCTCGACCCCGCCACCGAGCGCAGCGTGCTCGACGCCTCCGCAAAAACCACAGTTGGGCGCACATCCGTGATCGTCGCGCACCGCCTCGCCACCGCCGCGGAGGCCGACCGAATACTCGTCGTCGACCAAGGACGTATCATTGAAGACGGACCCCACGCCGACCTGCTCAAGCAGGCCGGTCACTATGCAGTATTGTGGGCTGTTAGTCATTGA
- a CDS encoding anti-sigma factor — translation MPKFDSIDHLNFEAVAALIDDELTPTAYHRAQQHLIQCPDCRREVAQQRAAAEAVREHNTDGCLRAPRSLVERLAHLEESEDAEAGSVSGGPSRRSNRPGLKWPVSWPRLGDGLS, via the coding sequence GTGCCCAAGTTCGATTCGATCGACCACCTCAATTTCGAAGCCGTCGCCGCGCTTATCGACGACGAGCTCACCCCCACCGCCTACCACCGCGCCCAGCAGCACCTGATACAGTGCCCGGACTGCCGCCGTGAAGTGGCGCAGCAGCGCGCCGCCGCCGAGGCTGTCCGCGAGCACAACACCGACGGGTGCTTGCGTGCCCCGCGGTCGTTGGTGGAGCGGCTGGCGCACTTGGAGGAGAGCGAGGATGCCGAGGCTGGCTCCGTTTCCGGCGGTCCGTCGCGCCGCTCCAACCGGCCGGGCCTGAAGTGGCCTGTTTCCTGGCCCCGGCTAGGTGACGGGCTAAGCTAG
- a CDS encoding GDSL-type esterase/lipase family protein, with product MKSPTKLAAVAAGAAALIAGHTSALAATPGNTVLTGDSVVANPTVPDFWKNKAKIQVNTGVGCVTDGAIADEIANASGGAHVDQYQCAGASFSTGGVHIDNALRTAAQHGDLNPQTKNVVIVAGVNDTYPYGPDVQASDRAIRNGLRNAINIAHHHAPNAKVMVVGYPHVSFNNMSCYNSGLGSSNPLPIPAGNTAGTEQRLQNTLREVAQQNNATFLDTWPMSEGHDVCSPDRWWVNLIDIMPPAPGNLPLHLNAHGTHAYGQFIGHNLAK from the coding sequence ATGAAATCCCCCACTAAACTCGCAGCAGTAGCAGCCGGAGCCGCAGCTCTCATCGCAGGACACACCTCCGCCCTCGCCGCAACACCAGGCAACACCGTCCTCACCGGTGACAGCGTAGTAGCCAACCCAACCGTGCCTGACTTCTGGAAGAATAAAGCAAAAATCCAAGTAAACACCGGTGTCGGCTGTGTTACAGACGGGGCCATCGCCGACGAAATCGCCAACGCATCCGGCGGCGCACACGTCGACCAGTACCAATGCGCAGGCGCCTCCTTTTCCACCGGCGGTGTACATATCGACAATGCCCTGCGCACCGCAGCTCAACACGGTGACCTCAACCCACAAACCAAAAACGTAGTCATCGTCGCAGGAGTCAATGACACCTATCCCTACGGCCCCGACGTCCAAGCATCAGACCGCGCAATCCGCAACGGCCTCCGCAATGCCATCAACATCGCCCACCACCACGCACCCAACGCCAAAGTCATGGTAGTCGGCTACCCCCACGTCTCTTTCAACAACATGTCCTGCTACAACAGCGGACTCGGCTCATCCAACCCCCTCCCCATTCCGGCCGGCAACACTGCAGGTACCGAGCAGCGCCTACAGAACACCCTCCGCGAAGTAGCACAACAAAACAACGCCACCTTCCTCGACACATGGCCAATGTCCGAAGGACACGATGTCTGTTCCCCAGACCGCTGGTGGGTAAACCTCATCGACATCATGCCACCAGCACCAGGCAATCTTCCTCTCCACCTCAATGCCCACGGCACCCACGCCTACGGCCAATTCATCGGACACAACCTCGCTAAGTAA
- a CDS encoding phage holin family protein encodes MSQLNPAPGGASASRPREGLQRPSGWPVGSFQNYADAQAAVDGLSDQQFPVENLTIVGVDLLQVERVTGRLTWGRVLAGGALSGLWFGLFVGLLFAIFTPDVWPSLLSALVIGLVFGIVFAAIGYAFTRGRRDFSSATAIVAGRYDILCEPNLAPQARDMIAQMGTRPSQNAQRDSAPRNPQH; translated from the coding sequence ATGAGCCAGCTGAATCCGGCGCCCGGCGGCGCCTCCGCGTCCCGCCCCCGCGAAGGGCTGCAGCGCCCCTCCGGTTGGCCTGTCGGCAGCTTCCAGAATTACGCCGACGCGCAGGCCGCCGTCGACGGGCTGTCCGACCAGCAGTTCCCGGTGGAGAACCTCACGATCGTCGGTGTGGACCTCCTGCAGGTAGAGCGCGTCACCGGACGCCTGACCTGGGGCCGTGTGCTCGCGGGTGGTGCCCTGTCCGGCCTGTGGTTCGGTCTCTTCGTGGGCCTTCTGTTCGCTATTTTCACGCCAGACGTGTGGCCGTCGCTGCTGTCGGCGCTGGTGATCGGCCTGGTTTTCGGTATCGTGTTCGCGGCTATCGGGTACGCGTTCACGCGCGGCCGCCGCGATTTCTCCTCCGCGACGGCGATTGTCGCCGGCCGGTACGACATTCTCTGCGAGCCGAACCTTGCCCCCCAGGCGCGCGACATGATCGCCCAGATGGGGACCCGCCCGTCGCAGAACGCACAGCGTGACAGCGCTCCCCGCAACCCCCAGCACTAA